Proteins encoded within one genomic window of Thermococcus celer Vu 13 = JCM 8558:
- a CDS encoding PEGA domain-containing protein → MKGGAILIGAMLLLSIVAGAAGAVSGGGYGILIVDSSSSVLIPEKGLNFTAPAWVKLPALKDGESYTVITRVNGMEVKIPVRVKEGLTTIVKLDEKGIMKAIISEGADPSELEFGEPVTLPPKLPDSGWVPKCGVSTYGPVEGNGPPFEVVKVYGEPDYVLLFNGTPIRVCDEYEMDEIRAHDDGWAMVGHRLNWTSYVPDYMRVELNSEPRDSAVLIFGASLIVLRTPLTLSLPVINESVHGYGFDFTGDRVDFEVKPIKEYPITVASNITSSNGLAPRVSFIVNPAPGRRARISVNFTGILNAVSLRAVYGIPPEYRNLPSGMEETPGGTPQSNGKAEGDTENETVVTPTPENATLVIETHPEEVEVYVDGEPVCRGGCTLNLTPGEHGVEGRAKGFVKWSKRVVLSPGERVNLNITLLPYPRFRVVSVPEGAELFVDGKPSNCTTPCNLTLTPGTHELVFKKEGFRDYRTEVEVHAGDGGVITVSLTDLSGRKYSLDPRLRGGNRGEEAWEERTTGRLPLSSTTAYVLGGVLILGAALLVARKL, encoded by the coding sequence ATGAAAGGGGGTGCGATCCTCATCGGGGCGATGCTCCTGCTGTCCATAGTGGCCGGTGCCGCTGGTGCGGTTTCGGGGGGCGGTTACGGAATACTCATCGTGGACTCCAGCTCGAGCGTCCTCATCCCTGAGAAGGGACTGAACTTCACGGCGCCGGCGTGGGTGAAGCTTCCGGCCTTAAAGGACGGTGAGAGTTACACCGTTATAACGAGGGTAAACGGCATGGAGGTAAAGATCCCGGTTAGGGTAAAAGAAGGGCTGACCACGATAGTCAAGCTGGACGAAAAGGGGATTATGAAGGCCATCATATCAGAGGGCGCCGACCCCTCTGAACTGGAGTTCGGGGAACCCGTTACCCTCCCACCGAAACTCCCGGATTCGGGCTGGGTACCGAAATGCGGTGTGTCAACCTACGGCCCCGTTGAGGGCAATGGACCACCGTTTGAGGTCGTGAAGGTTTACGGTGAACCCGACTACGTACTGCTGTTCAACGGCACCCCCATCAGGGTGTGCGATGAGTACGAGATGGACGAGATCAGGGCTCACGACGACGGCTGGGCGATGGTGGGACACCGGCTCAACTGGACCAGCTACGTCCCGGATTACATGAGGGTCGAATTGAACTCGGAGCCCCGGGATTCCGCGGTTTTGATCTTCGGGGCGAGCCTCATAGTGCTTAGAACTCCCCTGACCCTCTCGTTACCCGTAATCAACGAGAGCGTCCACGGATACGGCTTCGATTTCACAGGGGACCGGGTGGATTTCGAGGTAAAACCAATAAAAGAGTACCCCATAACCGTCGCCTCGAACATCACCTCTTCCAATGGCCTCGCTCCCCGCGTGAGCTTCATCGTGAACCCCGCCCCGGGAAGGAGGGCCAGGATAAGCGTCAACTTCACCGGGATTCTCAATGCCGTAAGCCTAAGGGCCGTGTACGGGATACCACCGGAGTACAGGAACCTTCCCAGCGGGATGGAAGAAACCCCCGGAGGAACCCCGCAGAGTAACGGGAAGGCAGAGGGGGACACCGAAAACGAAACCGTCGTAACCCCAACACCCGAGAACGCGACGCTCGTGATCGAGACTCACCCGGAAGAAGTGGAGGTTTACGTGGATGGAGAGCCAGTTTGCAGGGGCGGTTGTACTTTGAACCTCACCCCCGGAGAGCACGGGGTCGAGGGGCGGGCCAAGGGTTTCGTGAAGTGGAGCAAAAGAGTGGTGCTCTCACCGGGCGAGCGTGTAAACCTGAACATAACCCTGTTGCCCTATCCGAGGTTCCGCGTGGTTTCGGTGCCCGAGGGGGCGGAACTTTTCGTCGATGGAAAACCCTCTAACTGCACCACCCCCTGCAACCTCACCCTCACCCCGGGAACTCACGAGCTGGTCTTCAAGAAGGAGGGTTTCAGGGATTACAGAACCGAGGTTGAGGTTCACGCGGGGGACGGCGGGGTCATAACCGTGTCGCTGACCGACCTGAGCGGCAGAAAATACTCTCTGGACCCCAGGCTAAGGGGAGGAAACCGGGGCGAAGAGGCCTGGGAGGAAAGAACTACGGGAAGGCTCCCGTTATCTTCCACAACAGCCTACGTGCTCGGGGGAGTCCTGATCCTCGGAGCCGCTCTGCTGGTCGCCCGAAAACTTTGA
- a CDS encoding COG2426 family protein encodes MNNLLEVFVLSLVPTFEGRYAIVYGIGRGYPLWGTLAVASLGVLLLSLLLPAVLPYIDRLMLWLEGTPLDRVAGLYLHYVERVRRKAHPYVERWGFIGLTLFVAVPLPGTGVWTGALAAYLLGIEKGQTIPALILGGVLSMGITVLPALGVFGGMG; translated from the coding sequence TTGAATAACCTCCTCGAGGTCTTCGTCCTGTCGCTGGTTCCCACGTTCGAGGGACGCTACGCCATCGTCTACGGCATAGGCAGGGGCTATCCACTCTGGGGGACCCTCGCGGTTGCCTCCCTCGGCGTCCTGCTCCTCTCGCTCCTCCTTCCGGCTGTTCTGCCCTACATAGACAGGCTCATGCTCTGGCTCGAGGGGACCCCCCTGGACCGGGTTGCGGGGCTTTACCTCCACTACGTCGAGCGCGTGAGGAGGAAAGCCCATCCCTACGTTGAGAGGTGGGGGTTCATCGGGCTGACGCTCTTCGTGGCGGTTCCCCTCCCCGGAACCGGCGTCTGGACGGGGGCTCTGGCGGCCTACCTCCTCGGCATCGAGAAGGGGCAGACGATTCCGGCGCTGATCCTCGGCGGAGTGCTCAGCATGGGGATAACGGTGCTCCCGGCGCTGGGGGTGTTCGGGGGAATGGGATAA
- a CDS encoding phosphatase PAP2 family protein translates to MVLPSGGSFVHLLTDTASFVAVALYVLAFLLWDVVKGGKLSRPTLELILSLIVAMLVVGLLKVLTGVPRPGEAGVHWGLLESLKNADYFAFPSGHTTRAAVLAYFLSRRWRRLWPLWWGWAIGIAFSRLLLHVHWFSDVLFGLLLGPWVFMLVEYTESAWLPWYRAVIKKLRLGVLDVE, encoded by the coding sequence TTGGTTCTTCCCTCAGGAGGCTCTTTTGTCCATCTCCTCACCGATACGGCGAGTTTTGTCGCGGTTGCCCTCTACGTCCTCGCCTTCCTCCTGTGGGACGTTGTAAAAGGGGGCAAGCTGAGCAGGCCCACCCTCGAGTTAATCCTCAGTCTCATCGTCGCCATGCTGGTGGTCGGCCTGCTGAAGGTTCTAACCGGCGTTCCCCGCCCCGGAGAGGCCGGGGTTCACTGGGGCCTCCTCGAATCGCTGAAGAACGCCGACTACTTCGCCTTTCCCTCGGGCCACACGACGAGGGCCGCGGTGCTCGCTTACTTCCTGAGCCGGCGCTGGAGAAGGCTCTGGCCACTCTGGTGGGGCTGGGCGATAGGGATAGCCTTCTCAAGGCTCCTCCTCCACGTTCACTGGTTCAGCGACGTCCTCTTCGGCCTGCTCCTCGGGCCGTGGGTCTTCATGCTGGTCGAGTACACGGAGAGCGCGTGGCTTCCGTGGTATAGAGCCGTAATCAAAAAGCTCAGACTGGGGGTGCTGGACGTTGAATAA